The Candidatus Paceibacterota bacterium genome contains the following window.
CGCGAGAGGGTAGAGAATGACCTTGACGAGAAGAGTAAGAACTATGACAGAAAGACCTATGTCAGCCACAGGCAAGACATCAAGAATAAAGACTAAGGCATTATAGAGGGGAGTATAAATTATTATTTTAAAGAAGGATATCATGTGATTTTAATAGGAGGGTTTTTACTTCTTGCTCTACTTCTTTATACTCTATAGGAACGTTATAAAATGATAGTTTAAAAAGAAAACCAGGTTTTATTTTTAACATAAATTCGCTTAAAGCCCTATAACCCCAACGCCTTATCCTATTCCTATCGACAGCCCTTTTGGCTGTCTTTTTAGAAATAGAGACTGCGAACCTTGTATGTCCTTTACCTTCGAAAACATAGAGGGAAGATAGTTGTCCTTTATAGACCTTGCCGGGTCGACTGGAAGGCCAAAGGTTGCGAGGGATTCTCCTTGTCTTCGGTAACATTGTGGTTAAAACTAAACCGAAAGCTTCTTCCTCCCTTTGCGGCGGCGAGCCAGGACCACTTTCTTTCCGCCAACCGTCCTTTTTCGTACTAGAAATCCATGGGCTTTTGCTCTTTTCCTTTTTTTTGGTTGATAGGTGATTGACATGATCTTTAATTTGATTCTTTCATTACCGTACTAATGCTTATACACACATTATAAACAGCATTTAAGATTTTAACAAGTTTGAAAAAAGTTAGACTTATATATAATTGGTTTCAAGAAGAAATCTTCAAACACGTTATGATGGACACAAAACAACTTTGGGATAAAACTTTAGAAGAATTGGAAGCGTCTATCTCAAAGGCTAACTTCACTACCTGGTTCCGGGATACATATATATTGAGGTTCGAGGAAAGTGTAGTTTTTCTGTCAGTCCCAAACACCTTCGTTCAAGAATGGCTTCTCAAAAAGTTTCATCAAACCATATTGCGAACCCTACGAGCTCTTTCCCCAGGAGTACATTCAGTGGAATACATGGTTTCCAAAGACGAAAGGAAGAAAAATACCATACCAGCTAAACCCATCGTCTCTCCCACTAGAGCTATGCCTCTCAACGATTTCTATATCAACAAGGAGGACAACCTAAATCCGCGTTACACCTTCGAATCATTTGTTGTGGGGCCATTTAATGAACTGGCAAACGCGGCAGCCCAAGCAGTAATCAAAAATTTAGGTATCGCCTACAACCCACTCTTCATTTACGGATCAACTGGCCACGGCAAAACTCACTTGATACAAGCGGTAGGAAACTACGTGAAAAACAATTACCCCTCAAAGAAAGTTTTCTACACCACTTCGGAAAAATTTTCAGTAGATTACATAAATTCTGTCCAAGCAAACAAAGTAAACCTTTTTAAAGAAAAATACAGGAAATACGATGTCATCATCATGGACGATATCCAGTTCTTCTCCAACAAAGAGAAGACTCAAGAGGAACTGTTCCACCTTTTTAATACCTTTCACGATAACAACAAACAAATAATATTCTCTTCAGACAAGCATCCAAACATGATCCCAGATATAGAAGCTCGCCTCAAATCCAGATTTGGCGGAGGCATGATCGTCGATATACCAGAACCTGACCACGAATCGCGTATGGCTATAATCAAATCGAAGTTTTCCTCGACTGGCTTCATGCCTTCCCAAGAAACCCTGGATTTCCTGACTAAAGAGGTGTTGGGCAACATACGAGACATAGAAGGAATAATAAACTCCATAGTGGTCCAGACTGAGCTAAAGAAAAGGGAACTTAATTTTAACGAAATAAGAGATCTGATAAAGAACAACACTAAACCAAAAAAGACCCTCTCATATAAGGAGGTAATAAAAATAATTTCCGACTTCTATAAAATAAACGAGGAAAGTATATATGAGAAAACTAGAAAAAAAGAGATCATCAAGCCACGGCAGATAATAATGTACATACTACGAGAAGATTTCAGCATCTCCTACCCATCTATAGGGGAAAAGCTCGGTGGCCGTGATCACACCACTGTAATCCACTCCTGCGAAAAAATAAAAAACGATATCAAGTCGAATGATTTATTGGTAAAAGAAATTCAACAGATAAGATCGATGATAACCTGAAGATAAAATGTGTATAAGGTGTTTAAAAAAATTAATATAATTGGATTATAGAAAAATAAAAATGTTAGATTCACAGTTTCCACAAAACAATACCCAACTCAAAAATAAGTTATATCCATTAAAAACGTTTGGATTAAACATTTTTAGTGGATATCCACATATACACACCCATAATAAGGCTTAATAAATTTTTATTTGAATAATTAATTAAAAAGAGATGAAAATCGAAACTACAGTAAAACAAATTTTCGGAATAATCGATAAAGCCGTAAGAGCTACAGGGAAAAATCTCTCCCTACCAGTACTTTCTTGTGTGTATATGACTGTGGATAAAGAAAATGGAATGTTGAAAGTAAAATCAACTAATTTGGATATTGGGTTGGAACTCAGTTTGAAAGTAAAATGTGAAGAAAGTGGAGTAGTGGCAGTACCGGCCCAGGTTTTCCTTGGTTTCCTTTCTTCTATCAAAAACGATTCTACTCTCACTCTGGCTTTGAATAATGGAAATCTTTCTGTTTCGACCAAGAACAATTCAAGTGTTATCAAGTGTATTCCGAGTGAAGATTTCCCAGAGATTCCTAAGGTTTCTTCTGGTAAAGAAACAACGATAAAGCCAAAAGAATTTATAAATGGCATAAAATCGGTTTGGTACAGCGCCTCAAATTCCAGCATAAAACCAGAACTCTCAAGTGTATACATTGCTCCGGGGGAACAGGAACTACTTTTTGTTTCCACTGACTCGTTCCGTTTGGCGGAGAAAAAGGTGCACTATAAAAAACCTACCGACTTCCAATCTATACTCCTACCTTCTAAAAATATTCCAGATATTATAAAAATCATAGAGAGTTATGATGAAGAAATAAAAATATCTTTTGATAAAAATCAGGTCAGCTTTACTTTTACTGACGGTTTCCTGGTATCGCGAATTGTGGAAGGCTCGTTTCCTGATTACAAACAGATCATCCCTAAATCATCGGATACTTTTGTCACTGTACTCAAAAATGATTTTGTTTCGACCATACGCTCGGCCCAAGTGTTCTCTGACGCGTTTAACCAGGTCAGGTTCAAAGTAAATCCGAAAGACAGGAAGTTTACCATTGCCACCAAAAATAATGATGTGGGGGAATACACGGAGGATGTGCCGGCAAAAATAGAGGGGGAAGAGATGGAGATAAGTTTTAATCATAAATATATACTGGATTGTATGCAGTCGATTGATTCGGATAGCCTAGAGCTTAAGCTCTCTGGAGCCGGGAAGCCGATGATTATACAGGGGGCGGGGGATAAAAGTTTTAGCTATGTGGTGATGCCGATGAATAGATAGACCTCACCCGTCACTATCGTGTCGACCTCCCTTTGAGCAGGGGAGGTAAAGCGGGGAAGAAACAATATGTTAAACATTAAAAGTTTTTTTCAGAAGTTTGCAAAAATACAAGAAGAGAGTGCGGCCTCGAAGGAGGGGATTACAAATGCTATTAAAAAAGTTACTGGTATAAACCTCACTCCAAATAATTTTACTCTCGAAGAAGGCGTCCTTCGCCTTTCCGTAACTCCCATCATCCGAAACGAACTCTATATGCGCAAAGACAAAATCATCTCCGAACTCACTTCTGCTGGTTTTAAAGTAAAAGAGATTAGATAATCTTTTTAAAAACTACATAAGGCAAGACCCCGCGACTTTTGACGGTCGCGGGGCTGTTGGCGGGAACTTTTTTTGGAGGGGATTTGGCAGGGCTTGTGGCGGCAACGAATGTGCCGCCGGCGGGATTTACTCGACGTTCTTTTTGCGGCGCAGGACGATGAATCCCAAAAACATCACAGCTAGAACTGCAGAGATGATGCGAATCATCACGTAGTCATCGTCGATCGCGATGGCCGCCTTGATCGGTGTCTCGCCGTACATGGCACTCTCGATCCTTCCCATGATGTTTTTGATGGACGCCGCTACTCCCGGCATTATTGAGGCCGCGGCGACGGTCACGAAACCGGCCATCAGGGCGTATTCGATGAGATCCTGGCCATGCTGGCCTTTGCTCCGCAAGTAGCGGGGCGACGTTCCTGAACCATTCGGGTTTAGCATTGGGCTAACCCTCCTTTCCTCTGTCCTAAAGTATAGCAGAATACAAGCTATATGTCAATAGCAAATTGTGCAAAATTATAAAATAAGCCTAGAAATAGGAGTTTTATAGCTATTGGCCTTGGAAGTTTACAGTTGATTGGATGAAACTATTCTCCTGAAGCCACTTTTGAACGCCGTATTCCCAGTTGGCAAATTGAGAATCGTTTTGAGGGAATTCTGGCTTTGGACCTCGAGGGTCAGCTCTATTTACCCAGTATAGAATCGAATGTACTCCTTCACTCCCACCTTCGGCTTGCCACACTCCTCTTAATATTGGTTTTAGTAAAGTAGTATCTTCCGGAGTTGGTTCTTCAAAAGATTCGTTGGGATAGAAGTGAAGAGCTCGATCCATAAAAGCGCGCCAGAGGGGAGCGACGATAAAGCCGGCTACTTGTTTATCCATCGGAGAGTTGTCATTGTTGCCAGCCCAAGCACCGACAGCGATGGAGGGAGTGTAGCCGATGATCCAGGCATCACGATAGTCGTTGGTGGTACCGGTTTTGACAGCTACATCTTGAGAAGGAAAATGGAGGAAGGAAGAAGCACCAAAGGCGGGAGCCCTAGCTTCATTATCGGAAAGAATGTCGGAAATTTTGAGAGTAATCTCTTTTTCCAAAACTTGAGTCGGATGAGGCTCTAGTTTTTCCACAATGTTTCCTTGTTTATCAGTGATTTCCAATATCGGATTGACTTCATTCCTCATACCTTCATTGGCAAAGACGGAATAAGCTGAAGTAATTTCAAGTGGAGTAACTTCGCCACCTCCGAGAACGAGGGTGAGGCCATAGTCGCCTCTGTTTGAGAGGGATTGCATACCCATGTCGCGAGCTAGCCTTATAGAATCCTGCACTCCTGCTAGGTATAGAGCTTTCACTGCAGGGATGTTTACTGATTGAGCCAAAGCATTCCTTATAGTCATCGGACCAGTAAATTTGAGGTCGTAATTGTCGGGGGAATAACAAGTGTTTAGACTAGTAAGATTATCGGGGGCACAAGCGGTAGCAAACTGGGTTTTAACATTAAATAGAATTGTTTCCGGAGTGTAGCCTTTTTGAAAAGCGACAGAGTAGACGAAAGGCTTGAAGGTGGAGCCTGGTTGCCTTTTGGCCAAAGTAACATTGAAAGCCCCATCGATTTCAGGATCGAAATAATCGCGACTGCCGACCATGACTAAGATGCCTCCAGTTTTCGGGTCGATAGCGGTGAGAGCAGCATTCTCAGCTTTAAACTTGATAACATTTTCGAGAGCATAATCGTGAGCGATATCCTGAGCCATCACCTGCAGTTCATAATTTAGAGTAGTTTTGACTTTGAGGCCTCCTTTTTCCAGGACGTCGTTACCGTATTTGTTTTTCAAGTGACTCATGACATAGAAAACAAAATGAGGAGCTTTAATACTCGAATCCTCTTTTGGTTTAAACTCGATCACCTCAGCTTTTGATTTGTTGTATTCTTCCTCCGAAATTACTTCTGTTTCTAGCATTTCGGCCAGGACTAAATTCTTTCTTGCTTCTAGTTTGTCGCGATTTTTACCGTAAGGCGAATAAAAAGTAGGAGCTTTAGGAATAGCGGCAACATAAGCGGCTTCAGTCAGATTTAATTCCGAAGCGTTTTTACCAAAGAAGGTTTCGCTAGCTTCCTCGATGCCGTACATGGTGCCTCCGTACGGAATTTCATTTAAGTACATGGAAAGGATTTCATCTTTGGAAAGAACTTTCTCCAGTCGGATAGCAAGCACCCACTCCTTTAGTTTTCTTGATATCCATTTCTCATTTGTCAGAATAGAATTTTTAACCACCTGTTGAGTAATGGTGGAGCCACCTTGGCTGAAAGAGAGTGAAGTCAAATTGACGAGCATCGCTCTTATAAAAGAGGTCGGCTTCACTCCTTTGTGATTATAAAAATCCTGATCCTCTATTGCTATGGCGGCCTTTTTAGCATAATCGGAAATTTCCTCTATCGGTACAACCGTCCTTTTAGTGTTTTGTGATACATCGTAGAGAAGGACATTCCCGGTAGAGTCGTATATTTTGGTCGATTCAGCCACTCTGCGTTCCTGGATAGCTTGGAGAGAAGGTACTTTGAAGCTTGAAATCCAAAGGATGGCTACTGCTCCTATAAGCAAAGCGCAACCTAATAAAAAAATAGCGGCTGTTTTGAGCCCATGGCGGTGTTTAAAGTAAAAAATACGGAGATTCATGTAAATGCGATTATACCAAGAATTAGCCTTTTATGATAGAGTTTTTGTATGAATGAAAAGGAGAAAATAGAAGAATTACTTACTCGTGGGGTAGCGAAGATTTACCCTAGTAAAGAGGAATTGGAGAAAGTTTTGCAGAGTGGCAAGAAAATAAAACTTTACCAAGGCTTTGATCCAACCGGAGACAAACTTCATCTAGGTCACATGGTCGGTTTGCGTAAGCATAGGCAGTGGCAAGACTTGGGACATGAGGTGGTTTTTCTTATTGGTGATGGTACTGGAGAGGCGGGAGATCCTACTGGCAAAAAGAAAACAAGAGAGAAATTTTTTACCAGTTCAGAACTTCGAGAAAATGCCAAAGGTTATCTTGAGCAAGCTTCCAAAATAGTGCGTTTTGACGGGCCGAATCCAATTAAAATTTTGTATAACGGTGATTGGCTAAATAAATTAACAAAAACAGACATTCTAAATATAGCCGAGCATTTCTCAGTCCAACAGCTTATTGAGCGAGATATGTTTCAGGAACGTTTGAAAAACGGAGAGTCTATAAATGTTCGAGAGTTTCTTTACCCTTTACTCCAAGCTTACGATTCTGTAGAGATGGAGGTTGATTTGGAATTGGGGGGCACCGATCAGACTTTCAATATGCTTGCTGGTAGGAGTTTACTCAAAGCTATGAAAGGTAAAGATAAATTTGTCATGACAACCCCGCTTCTTTCTGATTCTAAGGGAATAAAAATCGGTAAAAGCGAGGGTAATGTGATCGGTTTAACAGATGAACCAGCTGATCTTTTTGGTAAAATTATGGCCTTGGGTGATGATGCCGTTATACCTATGTTTAATCTACTGACAGATATATCGACAGAAGAAATAAATGGTTTTAATACAGATAAAGACGCTATGAATTTGAAAAAACGCGTCGCTACTATTATCATCGGGCAGTTGCACGATGAAGAGAAAGCAAAAGAAGCACTAGCAAAATTTGAAAACACTTTTTCTAAAGGGGAGTTTCCAGAAGATGCGGTGGTAGTAGAGGCAGATAAGGAGGAGAAACTTATTGATGTACTGACAGAGAAAGGGCTTGTAACATCCAAGACTGAATACCGGAGGCTTGTGGAAGCTGGAGCTGTTTCTGACCAAACAAGTTTACCTGACACAAAA
Protein-coding sequences here:
- a CDS encoding transglycosylase domain-containing protein, which translates into the protein MNLRIFYFKHRHGLKTAAIFLLGCALLIGAVAILWISSFKVPSLQAIQERRVAESTKIYDSTGNVLLYDVSQNTKRTVVPIEEISDYAKKAAIAIEDQDFYNHKGVKPTSFIRAMLVNLTSLSFSQGGSTITQQVVKNSILTNEKWISRKLKEWVLAIRLEKVLSKDEILSMYLNEIPYGGTMYGIEEASETFFGKNASELNLTEAAYVAAIPKAPTFYSPYGKNRDKLEARKNLVLAEMLETEVISEEEYNKSKAEVIEFKPKEDSSIKAPHFVFYVMSHLKNKYGNDVLEKGGLKVKTTLNYELQVMAQDIAHDYALENVIKFKAENAALTAIDPKTGGILVMVGSRDYFDPEIDGAFNVTLAKRQPGSTFKPFVYSVAFQKGYTPETILFNVKTQFATACAPDNLTSLNTCYSPDNYDLKFTGPMTIRNALAQSVNIPAVKALYLAGVQDSIRLARDMGMQSLSNRGDYGLTLVLGGGEVTPLEITSAYSVFANEGMRNEVNPILEITDKQGNIVEKLEPHPTQVLEKEITLKISDILSDNEARAPAFGASSFLHFPSQDVAVKTGTTNDYRDAWIIGYTPSIAVGAWAGNNDNSPMDKQVAGFIVAPLWRAFMDRALHFYPNESFEEPTPEDTTLLKPILRGVWQAEGGSEGVHSILYWVNRADPRGPKPEFPQNDSQFANWEYGVQKWLQENSFIQSTVNFQGQ
- the rpmH gene encoding 50S ribosomal protein L34, translating into MSITYQPKKRKRAKAHGFLVRKRTVGGKKVVLARRRKGRKKLSV
- a CDS encoding ribonuclease P protein component; translated protein: MLPKTRRIPRNLWPSSRPGKVYKGQLSSLYVFEGKGHTRFAVSISKKTAKRAVDRNRIRRWGYRALSEFMLKIKPGFLFKLSFYNVPIEYKEVEQEVKTLLLKSHDILL
- the dnaA gene encoding chromosomal replication initiator protein DnaA is translated as MKKVRLIYNWFQEEIFKHVMMDTKQLWDKTLEELEASISKANFTTWFRDTYILRFEESVVFLSVPNTFVQEWLLKKFHQTILRTLRALSPGVHSVEYMVSKDERKKNTIPAKPIVSPTRAMPLNDFYINKEDNLNPRYTFESFVVGPFNELANAAAQAVIKNLGIAYNPLFIYGSTGHGKTHLIQAVGNYVKNNYPSKKVFYTTSEKFSVDYINSVQANKVNLFKEKYRKYDVIIMDDIQFFSNKEKTQEELFHLFNTFHDNNKQIIFSSDKHPNMIPDIEARLKSRFGGGMIVDIPEPDHESRMAIIKSKFSSTGFMPSQETLDFLTKEVLGNIRDIEGIINSIVVQTELKKRELNFNEIRDLIKNNTKPKKTLSYKEVIKIISDFYKINEESIYEKTRKKEIIKPRQIIMYILREDFSISYPSIGEKLGGRDHTTVIHSCEKIKNDIKSNDLLVKEIQQIRSMIT
- the dnaN gene encoding DNA polymerase III subunit beta yields the protein MKIETTVKQIFGIIDKAVRATGKNLSLPVLSCVYMTVDKENGMLKVKSTNLDIGLELSLKVKCEESGVVAVPAQVFLGFLSSIKNDSTLTLALNNGNLSVSTKNNSSVIKCIPSEDFPEIPKVSSGKETTIKPKEFINGIKSVWYSASNSSIKPELSSVYIAPGEQELLFVSTDSFRLAEKKVHYKKPTDFQSILLPSKNIPDIIKIIESYDEEIKISFDKNQVSFTFTDGFLVSRIVEGSFPDYKQIIPKSSDTFVTVLKNDFVSTIRSAQVFSDAFNQVRFKVNPKDRKFTIATKNNDVGEYTEDVPAKIEGEEMEISFNHKYILDCMQSIDSDSLELKLSGAGKPMIIQGAGDKSFSYVVMPMNR
- the tyrS gene encoding tyrosine--tRNA ligase; this encodes MNEKEKIEELLTRGVAKIYPSKEELEKVLQSGKKIKLYQGFDPTGDKLHLGHMVGLRKHRQWQDLGHEVVFLIGDGTGEAGDPTGKKKTREKFFTSSELRENAKGYLEQASKIVRFDGPNPIKILYNGDWLNKLTKTDILNIAEHFSVQQLIERDMFQERLKNGESINVREFLYPLLQAYDSVEMEVDLELGGTDQTFNMLAGRSLLKAMKGKDKFVMTTPLLSDSKGIKIGKSEGNVIGLTDEPADLFGKIMALGDDAVIPMFNLLTDISTEEINGFNTDKDAMNLKKRVATIIIGQLHDEEKAKEALAKFENTFSKGEFPEDAVVVEADKEEKLIDVLTEKGLVTSKTEYRRLVEAGAVSDQTSLPDTKITDPNEAVGRERKIKIGKKTFILLRLR